One part of the Tachyglossus aculeatus isolate mTacAcu1 chromosome 26, mTacAcu1.pri, whole genome shotgun sequence genome encodes these proteins:
- the TNFAIP8L3 gene encoding LOW QUALITY PROTEIN: tumor necrosis factor alpha-induced protein 8-like protein 3 (The sequence of the model RefSeq protein was modified relative to this genomic sequence to represent the inferred CDS: deleted 1 base in 1 codon), which yields MDSDSGEQSEGEQGCANSPPGPDVFNSKSLALQAQKKILSKMASKAMANLLVDDTSSEIFDELYKASREHTRSKKEAHKIMKDLIKVAVKIGVLYRHQRFDAAELRTVDRLRKKLNQTAMTAVSFYEVEYTFDRAVLSALLLECKALVHELAARHLTPRSHGRIGRVFDHFADVHFLSALYRLDGSCRPGLKRICEGLGKLLDERVL from the exons GCCCCGACGTGTTCAACTCCAAGAGCCTGGCCCTGCAGGCCCAGAAGAAAATCCTGAGCAAGATGGCATCCAAGGCCATGGCCAACCTGCTGGTGGACGACACCAGCAGCGAGATCTTCGACGAGCTGTACAAGGCGAGCCGGGAGCACACCCGCAGCAAGAAGGAGGCGCACAAGATCATGAAGGACCTGATCAAGGTGGCCGTCAAGATCGGCGTCCTGTACCGCCACCAGCGCTTCGACGCGGCCGAGCTGAGGACCGTGGACCGCCTGCGCAAGAAGCTGAACCAGACGGCCATGACGGCCGTCAGCTTCTACGAGGTGGAGTACACCTTCGACCGGGCCGTGCTGTCGGCCCTGCTCCTCGAGTGCAAGGCCCTGGTCCACGAGCTGGCCGCCCGCCACCTGACC CCCCGCTCCCACGGCCGCATCGGCCGCGTCTTCGACCACTTCGCCGACGTCCACTTCCTCTCGGCCCTCTACCGCCTGGACGGCAGCTGCCGGCCCGGCCTCAAGAGGATCTGCGAGGGGCTCGGCAAGCTGCTGGACGAGAGGGTCCTCTGA